A genomic window from Cytobacillus suaedae includes:
- a CDS encoding chemotaxis protein CheA: MDLNQYLEVFIEESKDHLQSCNEQLLLLEKNPENLTIVNEIFRSAHTLKGMSATMGYEDLASLTHQMENVLDAIRNKKIKVNPSILDVVFQAVDDLEQMVFSIAEGGDGKRNVVQVVEKLKSIEKGEEINKEPAVTVKAESGNKMIYDDFELTVLQQSKEQGFESYEITVSLREDCLLKAARVFMVFEILEQVGEVIKSTPSVELLEEEQFDQEFCVTIVSKEPSTDLQKRVMKVSEVENVDIKVLNFSNETLVNQGSMDAEQEIAATVAVDGPESKVDESLELVEAEEVKKPVTAKGAGVNNKTIRVNIERLDILMNLFEELVIDRGRLEQISHDLNNSELHETVERMSRVSNDLQNIILTMRMVPVETVFNRFPRMVRQLARDLNKKIDLQIVGAETELDRTVIDEIGDPLVHLLRNALDHGVETPEIRRKNGKSEEGKVILKAFHSGNHVFIEIEDDGAGISREKVLRKAISRGIVTEQSASTLTNKQVYELIFSSGFSTAEVISDVSGRGVGLDVVKNTIESLGGSITIDSKEGNGSIFSIQLPLTLSIISVMLVEIQKEKFAIPLSSIIETAIIKKQDILSAHNQKVIDFRGKVVPLVFLKDIFEVPSTKAEDDFFSVVIVRKGEKMAGLIVDSFIGQQEIVLKSLGNYLNTVFAISGATILGDGQVALIIDCNALIN; the protein is encoded by the coding sequence ATGGATTTAAATCAATATTTAGAAGTATTTATCGAAGAAAGTAAGGATCATCTTCAGTCATGTAATGAACAACTATTACTACTAGAAAAGAATCCTGAAAATCTGACTATCGTAAATGAGATCTTTCGCTCAGCACATACATTAAAGGGTATGTCTGCAACGATGGGTTATGAGGATTTAGCTAGTTTGACTCATCAAATGGAGAATGTACTTGATGCAATTAGAAACAAAAAAATCAAAGTAAACCCCTCTATATTGGATGTAGTTTTCCAAGCAGTGGATGATTTAGAACAAATGGTTTTTTCGATTGCAGAAGGTGGAGATGGCAAGAGGAATGTAGTTCAAGTAGTAGAGAAGTTAAAAAGTATTGAAAAGGGCGAAGAAATTAATAAAGAGCCCGCAGTAACAGTAAAGGCTGAATCTGGAAATAAAATGATTTATGATGACTTCGAACTTACAGTATTACAACAATCAAAGGAACAAGGCTTTGAGAGCTATGAAATCACAGTTAGCTTACGTGAAGATTGCCTGTTAAAAGCTGCTCGTGTATTCATGGTGTTTGAAATTCTCGAGCAGGTTGGAGAGGTAATTAAATCAACACCTTCAGTTGAATTATTAGAGGAAGAACAATTCGACCAAGAGTTTTGTGTAACGATCGTTTCTAAAGAACCTAGTACAGACCTACAAAAACGAGTGATGAAGGTTTCTGAAGTCGAGAATGTAGATATTAAAGTGCTTAATTTCTCAAACGAAACGTTAGTTAATCAAGGTTCTATGGATGCAGAACAGGAGATAGCTGCAACAGTAGCTGTCGATGGACCTGAATCTAAAGTAGATGAAAGTTTAGAGTTAGTTGAGGCTGAAGAAGTAAAGAAACCGGTTACTGCTAAAGGTGCTGGAGTAAATAATAAAACGATCCGTGTAAATATTGAACGCCTAGATATACTAATGAATTTATTCGAAGAATTAGTTATTGATAGAGGTCGCTTAGAGCAAATTTCCCATGATCTAAATAACTCCGAACTTCATGAGACGGTTGAAAGAATGTCCAGAGTCTCAAATGACTTACAAAATATCATTTTAACAATGAGAATGGTTCCAGTAGAAACTGTGTTTAATAGATTTCCACGGATGGTACGTCAACTAGCTCGGGATCTTAACAAAAAAATAGATTTACAAATTGTTGGAGCAGAAACTGAGTTAGATCGTACAGTTATTGATGAGATTGGGGATCCATTGGTTCATTTATTAAGAAATGCACTCGACCATGGTGTAGAAACCCCTGAGATAAGAAGAAAAAATGGAAAGTCTGAAGAAGGAAAAGTAATACTTAAAGCATTTCATAGCGGAAATCATGTGTTCATTGAAATTGAAGATGATGGAGCAGGAATTAGTAGAGAAAAGGTATTACGTAAAGCAATTAGTAGAGGCATTGTAACTGAGCAATCTGCCTCAACTTTAACCAATAAACAAGTTTATGAATTGATTTTTTCATCTGGTTTCTCAACAGCTGAGGTAATATCCGATGTTTCTGGACGTGGAGTAGGATTAGATGTTGTTAAAAATACAATTGAATCCCTAGGTGGCTCGATTACAATTGATTCTAAAGAAGGAAACGGATCTATCTTTTCAATTCAATTACCCTTAACATTATCGATAATTTCAGTCATGTTAGTAGAGATTCAAAAAGAAAAATTTGCAATTCCACTATCTTCAATTATTGAAACTGCAATTATTAAGAAACAAGATATTTTAAGTGCGCACAACCAAAAAGTAATCGATTTCCGTGGAAAGGTAGTTCCTCTAGTATTCTTAAAAGATATTTTTGAAGTACCTTCAACTAAGGCAGAGGATGACTTTTTCTCAGTTGTCATTGTTCGTAAAGGTGAAAAAATGGCAGGTCTTATAGTTGACTCGTTTATTGGTCAACAAGAAATCGTTTTAAAATCTTTAGGAAACTACTTAAATACAGTGTTCGCGATTTCGGGTGCAACAATTTTAGGTGATGGTCAGGTTGCACTCATTATTGATTGTAATGCATTGATAAACTAA
- a CDS encoding chemotaxis protein CheW has product MTELKVIVFQLQDEEYGVPVEQVRSIEKVLHITRVPRTENFVKGVINLRGVVTPIIDLRKRFGLAEEDYTENTRIIIVVLEDMEVGLIVDAANDVIDISKNSIEPPPDVVGAIEVEYINGIAKLDKRLLILLDLEKVLNPEDFADKIVG; this is encoded by the coding sequence ATGACCGAACTAAAAGTAATTGTTTTTCAACTACAGGATGAGGAATATGGTGTTCCTGTAGAACAAGTACGCTCTATTGAAAAAGTTTTACATATTACTAGAGTTCCTCGTACTGAAAATTTTGTAAAAGGCGTAATTAATCTACGAGGTGTTGTTACTCCAATAATAGATTTAAGGAAGCGTTTTGGTCTTGCAGAGGAAGATTATACTGAGAATACTCGTATAATTATAGTCGTACTAGAAGATATGGAAGTAGGATTGATTGTTGATGCAGCAAATGATGTAATCGACATTTCTAAAAATTCTATTGAGCCACCGCCAGATGTTGTAGGAGCAATTGAAGTTGAATATATCAACGGGATTGCTAAGTTAGACAAAAGACTACTTATTTTATTAGATTTAGAGAAGGTACTCAATCCAGAAGACTTCGCTGACAAAATTGTAGGGTAA
- a CDS encoding chemotaxis protein CheD, with the protein MNQTINVVKVGIADMNVVKAPDSIRTSGLGSCVGIILYDQQREVAGLAHIMLPDSSLGKAGTINVAKYADTAIEKLIEMVEKMGGKKYALQAKIAGGAQMFQFTSGSDVMRIGPRNVEAVRKELERFRIDIVSEDVGGNSGRTIEFFPSTSLLSIRTVNQGTTEI; encoded by the coding sequence ATGAATCAAACGATTAATGTGGTAAAGGTCGGTATTGCTGACATGAATGTAGTGAAGGCTCCTGATTCGATAAGAACATCCGGCTTAGGTTCTTGTGTAGGTATTATTTTGTACGATCAGCAAAGAGAAGTTGCAGGTCTTGCCCATATCATGTTGCCTGATTCCTCTTTAGGTAAGGCAGGAACAATTAATGTTGCTAAATATGCTGATACGGCTATTGAGAAGTTAATAGAAATGGTGGAAAAAATGGGCGGAAAGAAGTACGCTCTCCAAGCAAAAATTGCTGGAGGGGCACAAATGTTTCAGTTCACCAGTGGTAGTGATGTCATGAGAATTGGTCCTCGGAATGTGGAGGCAGTGAGAAAAGAACTTGAGCGATTTAGAATCGATATCGTCTCTGAGGATGTTGGTGGAAATAGTGGAAGGACTATTGAGTTTTTTCCTTCGACTTCATTACTATCCATTCGAACAGTAAACCAGGGGACTACAGAAATTTAA
- the flhB gene encoding flagellar biosynthesis protein FlhB: MNLLRLDLQFFAGEKTEKATPKKRDESRKKGQVAKSQDVNTAILLIAIFLLFLFIGSFMKDISLNFFRHSFQEYMLMDVSVATVHKIFLDLLLETVIIVGPIMVIALLAGIGANLLQVGFLFSTESIQMKLNKLDPIQGFKRIYSVRALVEMIKSILKITLIGAVTFFVIYLNIENILLLSQLTLTKSLAFLGKLTIQMGLASGFLLLLLSVLDYFYQKYDYEKNIRMSKQDIKDEYKKTEGDPLIKSKIKQKQREMAMQRMMQEVPKADVVITNPTHYAIALKYDENKMDAPYVVAKGVDFVAQKIKEIANENDIIMVENRPLARALYSQTEIGDAVPEDFFKAVAEILAYVYRLKQKA; this comes from the coding sequence ATGAATTTGTTAAGACTTGACTTGCAATTTTTCGCTGGGGAGAAAACGGAAAAAGCCACTCCAAAAAAGAGGGACGAATCTAGAAAAAAAGGCCAGGTTGCCAAGAGTCAAGATGTAAATACTGCGATTCTATTAATTGCTATTTTCCTATTGTTTTTGTTCATCGGTAGTTTTATGAAAGATATTAGCTTAAACTTTTTTCGTCATTCTTTTCAGGAATATATGTTAATGGATGTGTCTGTAGCTACTGTTCATAAAATATTTTTAGATTTATTACTAGAAACGGTTATTATAGTAGGTCCAATTATGGTTATCGCCCTATTAGCAGGTATTGGGGCTAATTTATTACAAGTAGGTTTCTTATTTTCAACTGAATCTATCCAAATGAAATTAAACAAACTTGATCCGATACAAGGTTTTAAAAGAATATACTCTGTACGTGCTTTAGTAGAAATGATTAAATCTATTCTAAAAATCACATTAATTGGGGCAGTTACCTTTTTCGTAATCTACTTAAATATTGAAAATATATTACTGCTGTCACAATTGACTTTAACAAAGTCACTAGCATTCCTAGGTAAACTTACCATTCAAATGGGACTAGCTTCTGGATTTTTACTTTTATTATTGTCAGTATTAGACTATTTTTATCAAAAATATGACTATGAGAAAAATATTAGAATGTCTAAACAGGATATAAAAGATGAGTATAAAAAGACAGAGGGAGATCCCTTAATTAAATCGAAAATTAAGCAAAAGCAACGTGAGATGGCGATGCAGAGGATGATGCAAGAAGTTCCTAAGGCAGATGTCGTTATCACGAATCCAACTCACTATGCAATTGCTTTAAAATATGATGAAAACAAAATGGATGCACCATATGTTGTTGCAAAAGGTGTTGATTTTGTAGCTCAAAAGATAAAAGAAATTGCCAACGAGAATGATATTATCATGGTTGAAAATCGTCCTCTTGCAAGAGCATTGTACTCTCAGACAGAGATTGGGGATGCGGTACCTGAGGATTTCTTTAAGGCTGTTGCCGAAATACTCGCGTATGTATATCGTCTTAAACAAAAAGCATAA
- a CDS encoding chemotaxis protein CheC, with protein MSMIEKLNSTHIDVLKEIGNIGAGHSATALSKLLNKKIDMKVPNVKLVTFDEMMDMAGGPDNVVASVFLRIEGDAPGSMFFVLPLPQATRFIHQMTGENTFDFKEPPYSELGISALQELGNILSGSYLSSLSDFTSLNLYPTVPALSIDMVGAILGYGLIELSQVSDFAIVIDTIITEEEDGSCEDVKGHFFLLPDPDSFEIIFKSLGVMLDESND; from the coding sequence ATGTCAATGATAGAAAAACTAAATTCAACTCATATTGATGTATTAAAAGAAATTGGCAATATCGGAGCGGGGCATTCTGCAACTGCACTTTCAAAATTATTAAACAAAAAAATTGATATGAAAGTCCCGAATGTAAAGTTAGTGACTTTTGATGAAATGATGGATATGGCGGGTGGACCAGATAATGTGGTTGCAAGTGTTTTCTTGAGAATTGAAGGAGATGCCCCTGGTAGTATGTTTTTTGTGCTTCCGCTTCCTCAGGCAACTCGATTTATTCATCAAATGACCGGAGAAAACACATTTGATTTTAAGGAACCCCCTTATTCTGAATTAGGTATATCGGCTCTCCAGGAACTTGGAAACATACTATCAGGATCTTACTTATCTTCACTTTCGGATTTTACAAGCTTAAATCTTTATCCTACTGTTCCAGCGCTCTCAATAGATATGGTTGGGGCAATACTCGGATATGGTTTAATTGAGTTATCACAAGTCAGTGATTTTGCTATTGTTATTGATACGATCATCACTGAGGAAGAGGACGGAAGTTGCGAGGACGTAAAAGGGCACTTTTTTCTATTACCTGACCCCGATTCGTTTGAAATTATCTTTAAGTCTTTAGGAGTAATGTTAGATGAATCAAACGATTAA
- a CDS encoding chemotaxis response regulator protein-glutamate methylesterase has protein sequence MKKIKVLVVDDSAFMRKLISDFLSSEAMIEVVGIARNGQDALAKLKQLNPDVITMDVEMPVMNGIDALKQIMHVRPTPVIMLSSTTTEGAQNTIQAMTYGAFDFIAKPSGAISLDLHIVKDEIISKVIHASRSNIKGLLESTKESTISGDIYSKIELSSKHITWMESSKKILCIGTSTGGPRALQKVLTGLPGGIDVPIFVVQHMPPGFTKSLADRLNSLCEITVKEAEHGEVIKNGVAYIAPGGYHLKVKRIGTSLAINIEHSEVRNGHRPSVDVLFESISELQDYVKIAVIMTGMGSDGSRGLKQLKESGQVIGIAESENTSIVFGMPKAAIATNLIDNVVPLDTISDTIMRYLK, from the coding sequence TTGAAAAAAATAAAAGTTCTCGTTGTAGACGATTCTGCTTTTATGAGAAAGTTGATTTCTGATTTTCTATCGAGTGAGGCAATGATTGAAGTTGTTGGAATAGCTCGAAATGGACAAGATGCCCTAGCTAAATTAAAACAATTGAACCCCGATGTTATTACGATGGATGTAGAAATGCCTGTCATGAATGGAATTGATGCTCTTAAACAAATCATGCATGTGCGCCCTACACCTGTGATCATGTTGTCAAGTACTACAACAGAAGGTGCTCAAAACACGATTCAAGCAATGACATACGGGGCATTCGATTTTATAGCAAAGCCTTCTGGTGCCATTTCACTAGACTTACATATTGTCAAGGATGAAATAATCAGCAAAGTGATACATGCAAGCAGAAGTAATATAAAAGGATTACTAGAATCAACTAAAGAAAGTACGATTTCAGGCGATATATATAGTAAAATAGAACTATCAAGTAAACATATAACCTGGATGGAAAGTAGTAAGAAAATTCTGTGTATTGGGACATCTACAGGTGGACCTAGAGCACTTCAAAAAGTACTTACAGGCTTACCCGGAGGTATTGACGTTCCTATTTTCGTTGTCCAACATATGCCACCTGGTTTTACCAAATCACTAGCAGATAGGTTAAACTCATTATGCGAAATAACCGTCAAAGAGGCAGAGCATGGGGAAGTAATAAAAAATGGAGTAGCTTACATAGCTCCAGGAGGATATCATCTCAAGGTCAAGAGAATTGGTACTTCCTTAGCAATTAACATAGAGCACTCTGAAGTGCGTAATGGGCATAGGCCTTCGGTTGATGTTTTGTTTGAATCGATTAGTGAGTTACAAGATTATGTGAAGATTGCAGTTATTATGACAGGAATGGGCTCGGATGGTTCAAGAGGATTAAAACAATTAAAAGAGTCGGGCCAGGTAATCGGAATTGCTGAATCAGAAAATACGTCTATTGTTTTTGGAATGCCCAAGGCGGCTATAGCTACCAATCTGATTGACAATGTAGTTCCATTGGATACTATTTCTGACACAATCATGCGCTATTTGAAGTAA
- the flhA gene encoding flagellar biosynthesis protein FlhA, translating to MSARDLSVLLSVILIVAMLIIPFPGWMLSILIIINIALALLVLLTSMNMKEPLQFAIFPSLLLLLTLFRLGLNVSTTRSILANGEAGGVVETFGTFVVGGNVVVGFVVFLILIIIQFVVITKGSERVSEVAARFTLDAMPGKQMSIDADLNAGMISDKEARERRDKIGKEADFYGAMDGASKFVKGDAIAGIIIVLINLLFGFIIGMTQQGLGLTEALSKYTMLTVGDGIVSQIPALLISTATGIVVTRAASDGNLGHDITAQLFAYPKMIYVTAGTILMLGLVTPINDILTIPIAGALAFGAFKIGRSDKDEEQSLDEAEEELVVDGLKSPESVVNLLNVDPIEFEFGYGLIPLADTNQGGDLLDRIVMIRRQLAIELGLVIPVVRIRDNIQLQPNEYRLKIKGSEMARGELLLDHYLAMSPGIEDDSIEGIQTIEPSFGLPAKWISEDMKDQAEMLGYTVVDPPSVVSTHITELIKANAHQLIGRQEVKQLIDHLKESYPILVEEVTPNPLTIGDIQKVLAKLLKENVSIRNLPIIFETLADFGRMTSDTDLLTEYVRQSLARQITNSYANNGDTLKVITLSGKIEKTVAEGIQQTEHGNYLSLDPTVSQTIIENIATQIEHVSLQEQSPILLCSPAVRMYVRQMIERYFPQIPVLSYNELEANIEVQSVGVVNIE from the coding sequence ATGTCAGCAAGAGACTTATCTGTACTGCTAAGTGTAATATTAATTGTTGCTATGCTTATTATTCCATTCCCAGGATGGATGTTAAGTATCCTTATTATCATAAACATAGCTCTTGCTCTACTTGTTTTACTTACCTCAATGAATATGAAAGAACCACTTCAATTTGCTATTTTTCCATCATTATTACTACTTTTAACCTTATTCAGGTTGGGACTTAATGTATCAACTACAAGATCAATACTTGCGAATGGTGAAGCGGGTGGTGTAGTTGAAACATTTGGTACATTCGTTGTTGGTGGAAATGTAGTTGTTGGTTTCGTTGTTTTCTTAATCTTAATCATAATTCAATTCGTTGTAATTACAAAGGGTTCAGAACGTGTATCAGAAGTTGCAGCACGTTTCACCCTAGATGCAATGCCTGGAAAACAAATGAGTATCGATGCTGATCTTAATGCAGGAATGATATCAGATAAGGAAGCAAGAGAGCGTCGAGATAAAATTGGTAAAGAAGCAGATTTTTATGGAGCAATGGACGGTGCGAGTAAGTTCGTAAAAGGAGATGCCATTGCTGGTATTATTATTGTTTTAATTAACTTACTTTTTGGGTTTATTATTGGTATGACTCAACAAGGTCTAGGACTAACTGAAGCGTTATCAAAGTATACGATGCTTACAGTTGGAGATGGTATTGTCAGTCAAATCCCAGCACTTTTAATATCAACTGCAACTGGAATCGTTGTAACAAGAGCAGCCTCAGATGGTAATCTAGGACATGACATTACGGCTCAATTATTTGCTTATCCAAAAATGATTTATGTAACGGCTGGGACCATCCTTATGCTTGGATTGGTTACTCCAATTAATGATATATTAACAATCCCAATTGCTGGAGCGCTTGCATTTGGCGCATTTAAGATTGGTCGATCTGATAAAGATGAAGAACAATCATTAGATGAAGCCGAAGAAGAACTTGTCGTCGATGGATTGAAAAGTCCAGAAAGTGTTGTCAACTTGTTAAATGTGGATCCTATTGAATTTGAATTTGGGTATGGTCTAATCCCTTTGGCTGATACTAACCAAGGAGGAGACTTATTAGACCGTATTGTCATGATTAGAAGACAGCTTGCAATAGAACTAGGTTTAGTTATTCCAGTAGTTCGCATTCGTGACAATATACAATTGCAGCCTAATGAATATCGTTTAAAAATAAAAGGTAGTGAAATGGCAAGAGGAGAGCTACTCCTAGACCATTATTTAGCGATGAGTCCAGGCATTGAAGATGACTCAATTGAAGGAATACAAACAATTGAGCCTTCCTTTGGTTTACCTGCAAAGTGGATATCTGAGGATATGAAGGATCAAGCAGAAATGCTTGGCTACACGGTAGTTGATCCACCATCGGTTGTATCTACCCATATTACTGAATTAATTAAGGCAAATGCACATCAACTAATTGGTAGACAGGAAGTAAAACAATTAATTGATCATCTAAAGGAGTCTTACCCAATTCTAGTTGAAGAGGTTACACCGAATCCTCTAACTATTGGAGATATTCAGAAAGTATTAGCAAAATTATTAAAAGAAAATGTTTCGATTCGTAATTTACCTATTATTTTTGAAACTTTAGCAGACTTTGGTCGAATGACTTCAGATACTGATTTGTTAACTGAATATGTTCGACAATCCTTAGCTCGACAAATTACAAATAGTTACGCAAATAATGGTGACACACTTAAGGTTATCACTTTATCAGGGAAAATTGAGAAGACAGTAGCTGAGGGTATACAACAAACTGAACATGGTAACTATTTATCCCTTGACCCTACTGTTTCGCAGACGATAATCGAAAATATAGCAACACAAATTGAGCATGTATCCCTACAAGAACAATCACCAATTTTACTATGCTCACCAGCAGTGCGTATGTATGTAAGACAAATGATTGAAAGGTATTTCCCGCAAATTCCGGTCTTATCCTACAACGAGTTAGAGGCTAATATTGAAGTTCAAAGTGTAGGGGTGGTGAATATTGAATGA
- a CDS encoding MinD/ParA family protein yields MKDQAESLRIKLQQKKSSTINTTSIAVISGKGGVGKSNLSLNFALSLTQQGKSVLLFDMDIGMGNIDILMGVISQHTVVDMLDNQLPITEIIKEGPNGLAYISGGTGLSSIFTMEFEKIDRFFEQLQLVLPQYEYVIFDMGAGMTNESIQFLIAMDELFIVTTPEPTSITDAYAAMKYIYSFNNSIPYYLVVNRAHSENEGKQTLQRLSNVVTRFLNKETIQLGILPDDKTVSKAVSHQIPYTLYSPKSTISRAIESLTSRYLENTAYNEGSEMRYSFITKLKKLIER; encoded by the coding sequence ATGAAAGACCAAGCAGAGAGCCTTCGTATTAAATTACAACAGAAAAAATCATCTACTATTAATACAACCTCTATCGCAGTAATAAGTGGAAAAGGTGGAGTAGGGAAATCAAACTTGTCCTTAAATTTTGCATTGTCTCTAACACAACAAGGGAAATCGGTATTACTGTTTGATATGGATATCGGAATGGGTAACATTGATATTTTAATGGGTGTTATTTCTCAACACACAGTTGTTGATATGCTGGATAATCAACTTCCAATAACTGAAATTATTAAAGAAGGTCCAAATGGCTTGGCATATATTTCAGGAGGCACGGGACTATCATCAATTTTTACTATGGAGTTTGAAAAAATAGACCGTTTTTTTGAACAGTTGCAACTAGTGCTACCTCAATATGAATATGTAATATTTGATATGGGAGCTGGAATGACAAATGAATCCATACAATTCTTAATAGCTATGGATGAGCTTTTTATTGTTACTACTCCTGAACCAACATCAATAACTGATGCTTATGCTGCAATGAAATATATTTATTCATTTAATAACTCCATCCCGTACTATTTAGTTGTAAACAGGGCCCATTCAGAGAATGAGGGGAAGCAAACCTTACAAAGACTCAGTAATGTTGTTACTAGATTTTTAAACAAAGAGACCATTCAATTAGGGATTTTGCCTGATGATAAAACGGTTAGCAAAGCTGTTAGTCATCAAATACCATATACACTATATTCTCCAAAATCAACGATTAGTAGAGCGATTGAGAGTCTAACAAGTCGTTATTTAGAGAATACAGCATATAACGAAGGATCCGAAATGAGGTACTCCTTTATTACAAAGTTAAAGAAACTAATTGAAAGGTAG
- the flhF gene encoding flagellar biosynthesis protein FlhF translates to MKVKKFIAKSMPEAMKQIRSELGSDAVILNSKVVQKGGFLGFFTKKNIEVIAAIDPLQPQNIKPVVKEKPKKTIEHPKKGIPSSVGMISTPVINSNNSELIKEIQSLRDLMQDISTGISSSFEHYPEPLKELNKQLIQQEICDKIRQDILTHLIERWYLTNATASTDEVFKWGKEFLIQRFESYQFGGITYQKKYINVVGPTGVGKTTTLAKIAAECQLKDNKKVAFITTDTYRIAAIDQLKTYAKILGIPIEVSYNLSDFKAAKEKFKDYDVVLIDTAGRNFRNKQYVDDLRGIIDFNEEMETLLVLTLTSKLSDMKDIYKQFSLVKIDKFIFTKVDETSVYGPMINLLDESGLGVAYLTNGQNVPDDIQIATPDIVVNTLFGDEKL, encoded by the coding sequence ATGAAAGTAAAAAAGTTTATAGCAAAATCAATGCCTGAAGCTATGAAGCAAATTAGAAGCGAGCTTGGTAGTGATGCAGTAATTTTGAACTCAAAGGTTGTACAAAAGGGTGGTTTTTTAGGCTTCTTTACTAAGAAAAATATCGAAGTAATAGCTGCTATCGATCCACTACAACCCCAAAATATAAAGCCAGTGGTTAAAGAAAAACCAAAAAAGACAATTGAGCATCCTAAAAAGGGAATCCCTAGTAGTGTAGGTATGATATCTACGCCTGTAATAAACAGCAATAATTCAGAACTCATTAAGGAAATCCAAAGCCTAAGAGATTTAATGCAGGATATTTCTACAGGGATTAGTTCAAGCTTCGAGCATTATCCAGAGCCTTTAAAAGAACTGAATAAGCAATTAATTCAGCAAGAAATATGTGACAAGATAAGGCAGGACATTCTTACTCATCTAATTGAAAGGTGGTATCTAACAAATGCCACTGCCTCTACTGATGAGGTATTCAAATGGGGAAAAGAATTCCTAATTCAAAGGTTTGAGAGTTATCAATTTGGTGGAATTACGTATCAAAAAAAATATATAAACGTCGTTGGTCCAACTGGAGTTGGTAAAACCACTACTCTTGCGAAAATTGCTGCCGAATGTCAGCTTAAGGACAACAAAAAAGTGGCATTTATAACGACAGATACTTACAGAATTGCTGCCATTGATCAATTGAAAACCTATGCAAAGATATTAGGGATTCCCATTGAAGTTAGTTATAATCTAAGCGATTTTAAAGCAGCAAAAGAAAAATTCAAGGATTATGATGTAGTCTTAATTGATACCGCAGGCCGAAACTTTCGTAATAAACAGTATGTTGATGATTTAAGAGGAATCATTGATTTCAACGAAGAGATGGAAACACTTTTGGTTCTTACATTAACTTCTAAGCTTTCAGATATGAAGGATATATATAAGCAGTTCTCACTTGTTAAAATTGATAAATTTATTTTTACAAAAGTGGATGAGACGAGTGTATATGGTCCAATGATCAATTTGTTAGATGAGTCTGGATTGGGAGTAGCCTATTTAACAAATGGACAAAATGTGCCAGATGATATTCAGATTGCAACCCCTGATATAGTTGTTAATACGTTATTTGGAGACGAGAAGCTATGA
- a CDS encoding FliA/WhiG family RNA polymerase sigma factor, translating to MTQMSSSEDQKNWDKWINSRDPLAGDILVRKYMPLVTYHVGRISVGVPKSVSKDDLTSLGLFGLYDALEKFDPSRDLKFDTYASFRVRGAILDGLRKEDWLPRSSREKTKKIEAAIEKLEQRYMRNASPEEIAKELGITEEEVYQAVNEGFFANVLSIDEQLQEGEGKESAVFSLKDERILTPEEHLVKDEIYSQLAEVIAQLNEKEQLVVSLFYKEELTLTEIGQVMELSTSRISQIHSKAIFKLKNILEKVI from the coding sequence ATGACACAGATGTCATCAAGTGAGGATCAAAAAAATTGGGATAAATGGATTAACTCACGAGACCCTCTGGCAGGTGATATATTAGTCCGCAAATATATGCCTTTAGTTACATACCATGTGGGACGTATATCAGTCGGTGTTCCAAAGAGTGTAAGTAAAGATGACTTGACGAGTTTAGGTCTTTTTGGGCTGTATGATGCTCTTGAGAAGTTTGACCCATCACGTGATTTGAAATTTGATACATATGCTTCCTTTCGAGTTAGAGGTGCAATACTTGATGGTCTAAGAAAAGAGGATTGGCTTCCAAGAAGCTCTAGAGAAAAAACAAAAAAAATTGAGGCTGCGATTGAAAAGCTTGAACAGAGGTATATGAGGAATGCTTCACCTGAAGAAATAGCAAAAGAACTGGGAATTACAGAGGAAGAAGTATATCAGGCGGTGAATGAAGGATTTTTTGCTAATGTCCTATCCATTGATGAGCAACTCCAAGAGGGTGAAGGGAAAGAGAGCGCTGTATTCTCTTTAAAAGATGAAAGGATCCTTACACCTGAAGAGCATTTAGTTAAAGATGAAATATATAGCCAATTAGCTGAAGTAATAGCTCAGCTAAACGAGAAGGAACAGTTAGTTGTAAGTTTATTTTACAAGGAAGAACTCACGCTAACAGAAATAGGACAAGTCATGGAACTCTCAACTTCTAGAATTTCACAAATTCATTCAAAAGCCATATTTAAGCTGAAAAATATTCTTGAAAAAGTAATATAA